A genome region from Carya illinoinensis cultivar Pawnee chromosome 2, C.illinoinensisPawnee_v1, whole genome shotgun sequence includes the following:
- the LOC122301850 gene encoding protein FAR-RED ELONGATED HYPOCOTYL 3-like, with the protein MLETYGLHDSAWLESLYNDRHFWVPAYVRDTFWAGMSTTQRSEGMNAFFDDYVHSRATLKQFVEQYDSFLRRKVENEEIANFNSFNTNIPCISRYHLEKQFQKAYTLAKLKEVQEELRGFLYLTTSLSGCEGSRYTFIVVDEIQVGDDFVKRVTFTVNIEQDPLDVKCSCKLFEFRGILCRHALHILTQIGQYTVLKKYILDRWRKDVKRKYTFVKSSYDTSTNDDAQRYDRIQNSFYELCSNASKAESSCVRLISQIEQLKTQYPSLPDHDTREEVDPDTSTTKTTGRVLSPLVVRSKGRPPSKRKVHPVEKSLKRSSTKRRLHHNETEEASEEASDSGSELSSFSDC; encoded by the exons ATGCTAGAAACCTATGGTTTGCATGATAGTGCATGGTTGGAATCACTGTATAATGATCGGCATTTTTGGGTGCCGGCCTATGTTAGAGACACATTCTGGGCAGGAATGTCTACTACACAGCGGAGTGAAGgaatgaatgcattttttgacgACTACGTTCACTCTAGAGCAACTTTGAAACAATTTGTTGAGCAGTATGATTCGTTCCTCAGGAGGAAGGTAGAGAATGAAGAAATTGCTAACTTTAATTCATTTAACACGAACATCCCTTGCATCAGTCGCTATCATCTTGAGAAGCAATTTCAAAAAGCATATACTCTTGCTAAACTCAAAGAAGTACAAGAGGAGCTGCGAGGATTCCTATATTTGACTACCTCATTGTCGGGATGTGAGGGTAGTCGATATACGTTCATAGTTGTGGATGAGATTCAGGTTGGTGATGACTTCGTAAAACGTGTAACCTTTACTGTCAACATTGAACAAGATCCCCTTGATGTGAAATGCAGCTGTAAGTTATTTGAGTTTAGGGGTATATTGTGCAGGCACGCCCTCCATATCTTAACTCAGATAGGCCAATATACAGTACTGAAAAAATACATATTGGACCGGTGGAGGAAGGATGTTAAGCGAAAATACACCTTCGTTAAAAGTAGTTATGACACTAGTACCAATGACGATGCGCAAAGGTACGATAGGATTCAAAATAGCTTCTATGAGCTATGTTCCAATGCTTCTAAGGCCGAGAGCAGCTGTGTTAGATTGATTAGCCAGATAGAACAGTTGAAGACACAGTACCCTAGTCTGCCTGATCATGATACTAGAGAAGAAGTTGATCCAGATACTTCCACAACGAAGACAACAGGTAGAGTTCTTAGTCCGTTGGTCGTACGGAGTAAGGGAAGACCACCGTCTAAGAGAAAAGTACATCCCGTTGAGAAGAGTCTTAAGAGATCTAGTACGAAAAGACGACTACACCACAATGAAACTGAG GAGGCTTCAGAGGAGGCTTCTGATTCTGGGTCAGAACTGTCTTCCTTCAGCGATTGTTAG
- the LOC122294893 gene encoding uncharacterized protein LOC122294893, translated as MDLSDVYALRIAAFAYYRNASQDLQQRAHDFFNAMDINSDKQVSLDEYVTFFRACGYNWIDCNMFRVLDLDRDGRLDFYDVLALYYFMKTRVGCQECRVWLSRMYFTCLACFDSGGNPYDLCPGCYARDEIRFQHCHPYSFIDSYVLLRARRCQMPAAPPPNMSLALVPQPPPQSQPARFDWWNVLHLLEVAVSAASLCSIM; from the exons ATGGATCTATCCGACGTCTACGCTTTACGCATAGCTGCTTTCGCATACTATCGCAATGCCTCCCAGGACCTTCAGCAGCGAGCACATGACTTCTTTAACGCGATGGATATCAATAGCGATAAACAAGTCAGCTTGGATGAGTATGTCACGTTCTTCCGAGCATGCGGTTACAACTGGATAGACTGCAACATGTTCAGGGTGTTGGACCTCGACAGGGACGGTCGCTTGGATTTCTACGACGTCCTGGCGTTGTACTACTTCATGAAAACACGTGTGGGGTGCCAAGAATGCCGGGTGTGGCTAAGTAGGATGTATTTTACATGCCTCGCATGCTTTGACAGCGGTGGCAACCCCTACGACCTCTGTCCCGGCTGCTATGCCCGCGATGAAATTAGGTTCCAGCACTGCCATCCCTACAGCTTCATAGATAGCTATGTCTTGCTACGGGCCAGAAGATGCCAGATGCCTGCTGCTCCTCCTCCAAATATGAGTCTG GCACTAGttcctcaacctcctcctcaaAGTCAACCTGCAAGG TTTGATTGGTGGAATGTACTTCACTTACTTGAGGTGGCAGTAAGTGCTGCGAGTCTTTGCAGTATCATGTGA